In Rhineura floridana isolate rRhiFlo1 chromosome 1, rRhiFlo1.hap2, whole genome shotgun sequence, the following proteins share a genomic window:
- the LOC133375449 gene encoding uncharacterized protein LOC133375449, translating into MVIKKVAENLEVIMFQKIMDEIEITKQTLRQGSKELKIELSKMTQELKEIGDPVREENEIRDEKRKNKGKIQALEIGTNVELEKDLEFMDFRNKIYCLEFNVISEEINEDIRDKIINGLDNLLDWNDVMELDIEKIYGINCSHVTMEKLLRDEPVHFLKKKNTDMTLQQYFSNLFRIDGKKIFGIEEIPIKLLLYDYGYDSKIIMEY; encoded by the coding sequence atggtaatcaagaaagtggctgagaatctggaagtaattatgtttcagaaaataatggatgagattgagataacgaaacaaaccctgcgacagggcagtaaggagctgaaaattgaactgagcaaaatgacgcaggagcttaaagaaataggggatcctgtgagagaggagaatgagatcagagatgagaaaagaaaaaataaagggaagatacaagccctggagattggaacaaatgtggaattggaaaaagatctggagtttatggattttagaaataaaatctactgtttggaatttaacgttatctctgaagaaattaatgaagatattagagataaaattatcaatggcttggataatcttctggactggaatgacgtgatggagcttgatatagagaaaatctatggaattaactgcagtcatgtgacaatggaaaaactcttaagagatgagccagtgcattttctaaaaaagaagaacacagatatgactttacaacaatatttcagcaacttattcagaattgatggcaagaaaatatttgggatagaggaaattcccatcaaactcttattatatgactatggctatgacagcaagattattatggaatactga